The following proteins are co-located in the Desulfoscipio sp. XC116 genome:
- a CDS encoding UvrD-helicase domain-containing protein produces MTARWTSQQFDAITGRDRRLLVAAAAGAGKTAVLVERIIRRITDPADPVDVDRLLVVTFTNAAAAEMRERIGLAINRALENDPGSGLLRRQSALLQRASISTMHSFCLELIRQHFYRLELDPVFRVADDAESALLQLDVLEAVFESRFAAGDQQFLALADCYGGHQDDTGLQELVLELYKFSRSTPRPGEWLCRLPDWFNLSEDAAVDHLPWFSILKETVNNELAGVRGMLEQAGRLAGQPGGPQPYLATLREDLLLLEDLIGACAISWDKLHRQFNAAVFSKLANCKKGVADEDLKKTVQKLRNAAKERVQKMQRRYFNRPAAQLLNELRQMAPLLDALAGLVEQFAEYYRRAKLARGVVDFNDLEHYALQILEETPGAAGESSAVYDGGTGDRVGSSDDSAIYIGGGDGGSCAPIRPSAVALELRERFTEVLVDEYQDINAVQENIINLVAGSDGQTGTGLFMVGDVKQSIYRFRLAEPGLFMDKYHRFAADDGAGRLINLARNFRSRRGVVDAVNFIFRQIMSPTVGEMVYDARAELACGAEYPPRPDVADDNTGQSGRQSGPDRVDAAVRDLGRSCRNKARAGKNMPAEGGQVHAAGEDSRIGSGEHSSGTDKAISDGETVELHLVEIVTEQAMTGADEDGSAAGGGEDNRGADPEEDLDALQLEARTVAQRIAGLMDEGYPVYDREQNEYRPLTYRDVAVLLRATAGRANIFVEEFGKLGIPAYAELNTGYFEAVEVETMLALLQIIDNPRQDVPLAAVLRSPLASFSSEDLAQIRLCGGPGDFYDAVVLSTLEGPRELAGPLTQFLQRLERWRTMARRGSLAELLWTLYRETGYYDFVGGLPGGSQRQANLRALYHRARQYEDTAYRGLFRFMRFIERIRDNSGDMGAARALGENENVVRIMSIHKSKGLEFPVVIVAGLGKRFNLVDLNKSVLMHRNLGLGPQLVDAEKRIAYPTVAKLAVRDKLRAEALAEEMRVLYVAMTRAREKLILVGTVRRLRDCATRWCAAADMPRVQLPPWLAAGAANCLDWLCPALVRHRDCALLRELTDVANFTALGSRELSPTGSVNTNPAPSAVWNDPSSWRVFIWDHPARQQQADAFSPVVQMEHVRRLEPVPGTGPLADQIAARLSWRYPHQHWQGLPARATVTGLKKMALLQSDMAAGVEQANRDSQNSLAARPLFAQKKSGLSAAERGQALHLVMQLLNLEGKLDAGGVSEQITVMVEQEKLSRAQAEVVAPESVACFWASPLGQRILKSSRIYRELPFTLALPAQQVYPQTAEDGNNDETVLVQGIIDCLAEEEEGLLLVDYKTDRYNPATIMQIAGRYGSQLDLYIRAVENITGRRVTATYLYMFYGGDALVYRKGQIYKIN; encoded by the coding sequence GTGCTGGTGGAACGCATTATCAGGCGGATAACCGACCCGGCGGACCCGGTAGATGTGGACCGGTTGCTGGTAGTTACCTTTACCAATGCGGCGGCCGCGGAAATGCGGGAGCGTATCGGCCTGGCTATTAACCGGGCCCTGGAAAATGATCCGGGATCGGGGCTGTTGCGCCGTCAGTCAGCCTTGCTGCAGCGGGCCAGCATCAGTACCATGCACTCTTTTTGTCTGGAATTGATCAGACAGCATTTTTACCGTCTGGAACTGGATCCGGTTTTCCGGGTAGCCGATGATGCCGAGTCTGCTTTACTGCAGTTGGATGTGCTGGAGGCCGTATTTGAGAGCCGGTTTGCTGCGGGAGATCAGCAATTCCTGGCTCTGGCGGACTGTTATGGCGGGCACCAGGATGATACGGGCCTACAAGAACTGGTATTGGAGTTGTATAAATTTTCCCGCAGTACTCCCCGGCCCGGGGAATGGCTGTGCCGGCTGCCTGATTGGTTTAACTTGTCCGAAGATGCCGCGGTGGACCATTTACCCTGGTTTAGCATTTTAAAAGAAACTGTCAATAATGAATTGGCCGGCGTGCGTGGTATGTTGGAACAAGCCGGGCGGCTGGCCGGTCAACCTGGCGGGCCACAGCCTTATCTGGCTACTTTGCGGGAAGATCTGTTGCTGCTGGAGGATTTGATCGGGGCTTGCGCTATTAGCTGGGACAAGCTGCACAGGCAGTTTAACGCTGCGGTATTTAGTAAGCTGGCTAATTGTAAAAAAGGTGTGGCCGATGAAGACTTAAAAAAAACCGTACAGAAGCTGCGTAACGCGGCAAAAGAGCGGGTGCAGAAAATGCAGCGGCGTTATTTCAATCGCCCGGCGGCGCAGCTGCTGAATGAATTGAGACAAATGGCGCCGCTGCTGGATGCGCTGGCCGGGCTGGTGGAACAATTTGCCGAGTATTATCGTCGGGCTAAACTGGCCCGTGGAGTGGTTGATTTTAACGATCTGGAACATTATGCTTTGCAGATTTTAGAGGAGACGCCCGGTGCCGCCGGTGAATCTTCTGCCGTTTATGACGGTGGTACGGGCGACAGGGTTGGTAGTAGTGATGACAGTGCTATTTATATTGGTGGCGGCGATGGTGGCAGTTGTGCTCCAATACGTCCGTCCGCCGTGGCCTTGGAATTGCGGGAGCGTTTTACCGAGGTACTGGTGGATGAATACCAGGATATCAACGCTGTGCAGGAAAATATTATAAACCTGGTGGCCGGTTCCGATGGGCAAACCGGGACCGGCTTATTTATGGTAGGTGATGTCAAACAAAGTATTTACCGGTTCCGGCTGGCTGAGCCCGGTTTGTTTATGGACAAATATCACCGTTTTGCCGCAGATGACGGCGCGGGCAGGCTGATTAACCTGGCCCGTAATTTCCGCAGCCGCCGTGGGGTGGTGGATGCGGTCAATTTTATATTTCGCCAGATTATGAGTCCAACGGTGGGCGAAATGGTTTACGACGCGCGGGCTGAACTGGCGTGCGGGGCTGAGTATCCCCCCCGACCGGATGTGGCGGATGACAATACCGGGCAATCGGGGCGGCAATCCGGCCCTGATCGGGTCGATGCAGCTGTCCGGGATCTTGGGCGGTCCTGCCGGAACAAAGCCCGTGCCGGGAAGAACATGCCGGCGGAGGGCGGGCAAGTTCATGCGGCCGGTGAGGATAGCCGCATCGGTTCCGGTGAACACTCATCTGGAACGGATAAAGCTATATCGGACGGAGAAACGGTGGAACTGCATTTGGTTGAGATAGTGACGGAGCAGGCAATGACCGGTGCGGACGAGGATGGTTCCGCCGCCGGTGGCGGGGAAGATAACCGCGGCGCCGATCCGGAAGAGGACCTGGATGCCCTGCAACTGGAGGCACGTACGGTGGCGCAGCGAATTGCCGGGCTGATGGATGAGGGCTATCCGGTATATGACCGGGAGCAAAATGAGTACCGGCCGCTTACTTACCGGGATGTGGCTGTGCTTTTAAGAGCCACTGCCGGACGGGCCAATATTTTCGTGGAGGAGTTCGGCAAGCTGGGTATACCGGCCTATGCCGAGCTTAATACGGGATATTTCGAGGCTGTCGAGGTGGAAACGATGCTGGCGCTGTTGCAGATTATTGATAATCCGCGCCAGGATGTGCCGCTGGCGGCGGTGCTCCGATCGCCCCTGGCGAGCTTTAGCTCGGAGGATTTGGCTCAAATTAGATTGTGCGGTGGGCCGGGCGATTTTTATGATGCCGTGGTATTGAGTACTTTGGAGGGGCCGCGGGAACTGGCCGGACCGCTGACTCAGTTTCTGCAGCGGCTGGAACGCTGGCGCACCATGGCCCGCCGGGGCAGTCTGGCCGAGCTGCTTTGGACCTTGTACCGGGAAACAGGTTATTATGATTTTGTAGGCGGCCTGCCGGGCGGCAGTCAGCGTCAGGCTAATTTGCGGGCGCTGTATCACCGGGCCCGGCAGTACGAAGACACTGCTTACCGGGGTTTATTCCGCTTTATGCGCTTTATCGAACGCATACGGGATAACAGCGGCGACATGGGCGCGGCCCGTGCCCTGGGCGAGAATGAAAATGTAGTGCGTATTATGAGTATCCACAAAAGCAAGGGACTGGAATTTCCGGTAGTGATTGTGGCCGGATTGGGCAAAAGGTTTAATCTGGTTGATTTAAACAAAAGCGTGCTGATGCACCGGAATCTGGGCCTGGGTCCCCAGTTGGTGGATGCTGAAAAACGCATAGCGTATCCCACGGTGGCCAAATTAGCCGTGCGGGACAAGTTGCGGGCCGAGGCACTGGCCGAAGAAATGCGGGTGCTTTATGTGGCTATGACCAGAGCGCGGGAAAAACTAATTCTGGTAGGTACGGTGCGCCGGCTGCGGGACTGTGCGACCCGCTGGTGCGCCGCGGCGGATATGCCCCGGGTGCAGCTGCCGCCCTGGCTGGCTGCCGGTGCGGCGAATTGCCTGGACTGGCTATGCCCGGCTCTGGTCAGGCACCGTGACTGTGCGTTGTTGCGGGAATTGACCGATGTTGCAAATTTTACCGCTTTGGGGAGCAGGGAATTATCACCAACCGGTTCTGTAAACACTAATCCTGCGCCATCAGCTGTCTGGAACGACCCCTCCAGCTGGCGGGTGTTTATTTGGGATCACCCGGCTCGGCAGCAGCAAGCCGATGCGTTTTCCCCCGTTGTCCAGATGGAACATGTGCGTCGGCTTGAGCCCGTGCCCGGCACAGGTCCGCTGGCCGACCAAATAGCCGCCCGCCTTAGCTGGCGCTATCCTCATCAGCACTGGCAGGGCTTGCCTGCCCGGGCAACAGTGACCGGCTTGAAAAAGATGGCCTTACTGCAAAGTGATATGGCGGCGGGTGTAGAACAAGCCAACCGGGATTCTCAAAACAGCTTGGCTGCCAGGCCGCTGTTTGCGCAAAAAAAATCCGGGCTTAGCGCCGCCGAGCGGGGACAGGCTCTGCACTTGGTCATGCAATTGCTGAACCTGGAGGGAAAACTGGATGCAGGCGGTGTAAGTGAGCAAATAACTGTTATGGTGGAGCAAGAAAAGCTCAGCCGGGCGCAGGCTGAGGTAGTAGCCCCGGAGTCGGTGGCTTGTTTTTGGGCCAGCCCTCTGGGACAAAGAATATTAAAAAGCAGCCGGATTTACCGGGAACTTCCCTTTACTCTGGCTTTGCCCGCACAGCAAGTCTATCCGCAAACAGCGGAGGACGGGAATAACGACGAAACCGTGCTGGTGCAGGGAATTATCGATTGCCTGGCGGAAGAAGAGGAAGGCCTGCTGTTGGTGGACTATAAAACCGATCGCTATAACCCGGCCACAATAATGCAGATAGCCGGGCGTTACGGAAGTCAGCTTGACCTGTACATAAGAGCGGTGGAAAATATCACGGGACGCCGGGTAACGGCCACATATCTGTATATGTTTTATGGTGGTGACGCGCTGGTTTATCGGAAAGGGCAAATATATAAAATCAATTGA
- a CDS encoding SCP2 sterol-binding domain-containing protein — MSLQEIITGLQAKLSADPSKMAGVTATYQFKLSGDGGGDYNIVFTDGAAQLNQGVTDDPSITISMEAADFKDLVDGKMDAISAFMTGKLKVEGDMSLAMRLQALLG; from the coding sequence ATGAGTTTGCAGGAAATCATTACAGGCTTACAGGCTAAGCTAAGTGCCGATCCGTCTAAAATGGCCGGTGTAACGGCGACCTATCAGTTTAAACTATCAGGTGACGGGGGCGGGGATTACAATATTGTATTCACCGATGGCGCTGCCCAGCTCAATCAGGGTGTGACGGATGATCCCAGCATCACTATTTCTATGGAAGCCGCTGATTTTAAAGATCTGGTGGACGGTAAAATGGACGCTATAAGTGCTTTTATGACCGGTAAATTAAAAGTGGAAGGCGATATGTCGCTGGCTATGCGCTTACAGGCATTGTTGGGATAA
- a CDS encoding metal-dependent hydrolase: MPHKVKWLGHAACQITTAGGRVILIDPWITGNPCCPIKKDDIGKIDAILVTHDHFDHLGTDIPELVRATGAVVIAQPELASALQKAGVGAENIINGIGMNIGGQVEAAGVKVIMTQAFHSGTAGNAVGYIVVLEDGKTVYHAGDTGIFASMELLGKIYHIDLALLPIGSVFVMDPLQAAYSLTLLKPDKVIPIHYATFPVLVQDADEFIKLAGEKAPEVQVEALQPGQEVIL; this comes from the coding sequence ATGCCCCATAAAGTAAAATGGTTGGGACACGCTGCTTGTCAGATCACCACCGCCGGCGGCCGCGTAATTTTAATCGATCCCTGGATTACGGGTAATCCCTGTTGTCCGATTAAGAAGGATGATATTGGTAAAATAGATGCTATTTTAGTGACCCATGACCATTTTGATCACTTGGGTACGGATATACCGGAACTGGTGCGGGCTACCGGTGCCGTGGTAATTGCCCAGCCGGAACTGGCAAGTGCCTTACAGAAGGCCGGGGTCGGCGCCGAAAACATTATTAACGGTATAGGCATGAATATAGGCGGCCAGGTTGAAGCGGCGGGTGTTAAAGTGATTATGACACAGGCTTTCCATTCCGGCACTGCGGGTAATGCCGTCGGCTATATAGTAGTTTTAGAGGACGGCAAAACGGTTTATCATGCCGGTGACACAGGTATTTTCGCCAGTATGGAGCTATTAGGGAAAATTTATCATATCGACCTGGCCCTATTGCCTATCGGCAGCGTATTTGTCATGGATCCGCTGCAGGCCGCTTATAGTCTGACTTTACTCAAACCTGACAAGGTTATTCCCATCCACTATGCCACGTTCCCTGTTTTAGTTCAGGATGCTGATGAGTTTATCAAACTGGCCGGGGAAAAAGCCCCCGAGGTGCAAGTGGAGGCTTTGCAGCCGGGACAGGAAGTAATCTTATAA
- a CDS encoding BlaI/MecI/CopY family transcriptional regulator gives MGTMKKLPDAEFDIMKVVWANEPPITTNIIMQQLGHEREWKAQTIISLMLRLVERGFIRTEKNGKERTYFPLISKEDYLKFETGDFMERFHGNSFASLVATLYDGNKLKDSDLDQLEKWLKEKRE, from the coding sequence ATGGGTACAATGAAAAAACTACCGGACGCGGAGTTTGACATTATGAAAGTGGTGTGGGCAAATGAGCCGCCTATAACGACCAATATTATTATGCAGCAGCTTGGACATGAAAGGGAATGGAAAGCGCAGACGATCATTTCCCTTATGTTGCGGCTGGTGGAGCGCGGCTTTATCCGAACTGAAAAAAACGGCAAAGAGCGCACCTATTTCCCGCTTATCAGTAAAGAGGACTACCTGAAATTTGAAACGGGCGATTTTATGGAGCGTTTTCACGGGAACTCTTTTGCCAGCTTGGTTGCCACGCTATATGACGGAAACAAGTTAAAAGACAGCGACCTTGACCAACTGGAAAAGTGGCTGAAAGAAAAGAGGGAATGA
- a CDS encoding CaiB/BaiF CoA-transferase family protein — protein sequence MLKGVRVLDLSRLLPGPYATMLLGDLGAEIIKVEEPGAGDYMRQFMPRVAGVSVFFLAVNRNKKSITLNLKKERGKEIFRGLAKDADVVIEGFRPGVMKTLGLDYEAVRQINPGIVYCSLSGYGQDGPYRDRAGHDLNYLSVSGVLGITGVRNAQPVVPGVQVADLTGGMFAVIGILSALWQKKREGRGAYLDLSMTDGLFSMMSMHLANLMATGTPAARGDMMLCGALTCYNVYRTKDNCYVALGALEAKFWQNFCRALDREDLIPGHLSQAVDDDPVYREVQEIFLSRTKARWMEFAERVDCCLTPVDTAEEVLDGEYARRRGMIIDVPHPGGGTLRQVRNPLVFTGAPNQKPLSPPALGEHNAELYGALGLNDEDLTLLKGQGVI from the coding sequence ATGCTTAAAGGAGTTCGTGTGCTGGATTTATCCCGGTTGCTGCCGGGACCTTACGCTACCATGCTGCTGGGTGACCTGGGGGCGGAGATAATTAAAGTCGAAGAGCCGGGCGCCGGTGATTACATGCGTCAATTTATGCCCCGGGTGGCCGGGGTCAGTGTGTTTTTCCTGGCAGTTAACCGTAATAAAAAAAGCATTACCTTAAATTTAAAAAAGGAGCGGGGCAAGGAAATTTTTCGGGGTTTGGCAAAAGATGCCGATGTAGTCATTGAGGGCTTTCGTCCGGGTGTGATGAAGACGCTGGGTTTAGATTATGAAGCTGTGCGGCAAATTAACCCCGGAATAGTGTATTGTTCCTTATCGGGTTATGGCCAGGACGGTCCTTACCGTGACCGGGCAGGACATGACCTCAACTACCTGTCGGTTAGCGGTGTACTGGGCATCACCGGGGTCAGGAATGCCCAACCCGTGGTGCCGGGGGTGCAGGTGGCGGACCTCACCGGCGGCATGTTTGCTGTAATCGGTATTTTATCAGCACTGTGGCAAAAAAAACGGGAGGGCCGGGGTGCTTACCTGGATTTATCCATGACGGACGGATTGTTTTCCATGATGTCCATGCACCTGGCCAATCTTATGGCCACCGGGACACCCGCGGCCCGGGGAGATATGATGCTGTGCGGTGCGCTGACCTGTTATAATGTCTATCGCACCAAGGACAACTGCTATGTGGCGCTGGGTGCGCTGGAGGCCAAGTTCTGGCAAAATTTCTGTCGCGCCCTGGATCGGGAGGATCTCATTCCGGGGCACCTTTCCCAGGCTGTGGATGACGATCCCGTATACCGGGAGGTGCAAGAAATTTTTCTTTCCCGCACTAAAGCCCGGTGGATGGAGTTCGCTGAAAGAGTTGATTGTTGTCTGACTCCGGTGGATACTGCGGAAGAGGTGCTGGACGGTGAGTATGCCCGTCGGCGGGGGATGATTATTGATGTACCCCATCCGGGCGGAGGTACGCTGCGTCAGGTGCGCAATCCCCTGGTATTTACCGGTGCGCCGAACCAAAAACCGCTGTCCCCGCCCGCTTTGGGCGAGCACAATGCAGAGCTCTATGGGGCACTGGGGCTGAATGATGAGGATCTGACGTTATTAAAAGGGCAAGGGGTTATTTAG
- a CDS encoding DUF4276 family protein, with translation MLDRILLSGYKSIKDMNLELRNLNVLIGANGVGKSNLISLFKLFNYLLSNSLQQYIALSGFADAILYYGARRTPQIVATFNFSTPSGKNVYHMRLVNAAQDTLIFADEAISFSRNGIEGQAPITSLGAGHRESKLLDEEHFLNTANPKFNQRTARVIKSIMQRWRVYHFHDTSSDAKIKKQGYINDNHYLRNDGGNLAAFLYQMRQKNEMHYKRIVTVLKSVIPFFGDFVLVPNAINPDYIILNWREQDVDPDIIFGPNQLSDGTLRLMALITLLLQPQPPELIIIDEPELGLHPYAISVLAALLKSASRQTQIIVSTQSVTLVDQLEPEHIVVVNRENDQSVFARLNEQDLVTNSLDSPELINEGDETAPSKRIINEIPEYKDNKVLIGPTVAKEIGLPKLRERCAHFNEWLGRIENLSLRIPG, from the coding sequence GTGCTTGATAGAATTCTATTGTCCGGGTATAAGTCAATCAAAGACATGAACCTGGAACTTCGTAATTTAAATGTGTTAATAGGTGCAAATGGTGTTGGGAAGTCAAATTTGATTAGCTTGTTTAAGCTCTTCAACTACCTGCTGAGTAACAGCCTCCAGCAGTATATAGCCTTATCAGGTTTCGCTGATGCGATACTTTACTATGGCGCTAGAAGAACCCCTCAGATTGTCGCAACGTTTAATTTTAGCACTCCATCGGGTAAAAATGTTTATCACATGCGTCTTGTTAACGCTGCTCAGGATACTTTGATTTTTGCCGACGAGGCAATTTCTTTTTCACGCAATGGCATAGAAGGGCAGGCCCCTATTACTTCGCTGGGTGCCGGTCATCGCGAATCGAAGTTGTTGGACGAGGAACACTTTTTAAATACCGCTAATCCTAAATTTAATCAGAGGACGGCAAGAGTAATAAAATCAATTATGCAAAGATGGCGAGTGTATCATTTTCATGACACTTCCAGTGATGCAAAGATTAAAAAACAAGGCTATATCAATGATAATCACTACTTGCGGAATGACGGTGGTAATCTAGCGGCTTTTTTGTACCAAATGCGGCAGAAGAATGAAATGCATTATAAACGAATCGTAACGGTTCTGAAATCAGTTATCCCTTTTTTTGGCGATTTTGTTTTGGTCCCCAATGCTATAAATCCGGATTATATTATTTTAAATTGGAGAGAACAGGACGTAGACCCTGATATTATATTTGGCCCAAACCAGTTGTCAGACGGAACTCTCAGACTAATGGCCCTAATTACTTTATTGCTGCAACCCCAGCCTCCTGAGCTTATAATTATTGACGAACCGGAACTGGGCCTGCATCCTTATGCGATCTCAGTTTTAGCTGCCTTATTAAAGAGTGCCTCGCGCCAGACACAAATTATTGTATCAACGCAATCAGTTACTCTGGTAGACCAGCTTGAACCCGAACATATTGTGGTGGTGAATCGAGAAAACGACCAATCCGTTTTCGCACGGTTGAATGAACAAGATTTAGTGACAAATAGTTTAGATTCTCCGGAGCTAATAAACGAGGGGGATGAGACTGCTCCATCTAAAAGGATAATCAACGAAATACCTGAGTATAAGGATAATAAGGTTCTCATAGGTCCGACGGTGGCCAAAGAGATTGGTTTGCCAAAACTAAGGGAGCGATGTGCTCATTTTAATGAGTGGCTGGGAAGGATTGAAAACCTAAGTTTAAGAATACCTGGGTAG
- a CDS encoding M56 family metallopeptidase, whose protein sequence is MQTFLTALLQCSVSMSLVTLAYMAIHPILSKRYTARWRYIVWLVIAAGWMFPFRPRIDLSFLPMQMPDMPVTPVQPITNAIPPMANAGDIVNAPATIPLWWVLAAIWILGVVIVVLYHTLRHGRFMKMVRRWSEPVTDLESLGILDSLKSQIGIKTQVGLNVCQSITSPMLVSLFHPAILLPPVKIAGAELSLILKHELIHFKRHDLCYKALILAATALHWFNPVVYLMAKATAVQCEISCDALVLQGADFHQRKQYGETIIGVVRNGAKLRTALSTNFYGGKKDMKNRIYSIMDTKQKRAGVAIFCIVLIGILTTGATLAAATDKEQANGPESKNVTNYVAIAEENIVETPESKAEAFAVYGQCGLTYNKNTDQLFYNEKLVRYFEDYYPVGDGASVGKSYFNENGTIDVHGVRNLSQLTLNPDGSTDPSGKLIGVEAYSQAEFEARDIEELKNPPMQPTAVESGPELTPDELAKLYSIYEPFGVTYDKKQDCFYYNGKLVRQFVDVLASNGESFSSGKFKGAMRRMGSPDGEIEIEAVRDYTQPDANGYGALIGIEVVE, encoded by the coding sequence ATGCAGACATTTCTAACGGCTTTGCTTCAATGCTCTGTTTCTATGTCGCTGGTAACGCTTGCGTATATGGCTATACACCCCATTTTATCAAAGCGCTATACCGCAAGGTGGCGTTATATCGTTTGGCTGGTGATTGCGGCAGGCTGGATGTTCCCCTTTCGCCCCCGGATTGACCTGTCGTTTCTTCCCATGCAAATGCCGGATATGCCTGTAACGCCTGTACAGCCAATTACCAACGCCATACCGCCTATGGCCAATGCAGGGGACATTGTGAACGCTCCGGCAACAATCCCCTTATGGTGGGTGCTTGCGGCAATCTGGATTTTAGGTGTTGTAATCGTCGTATTGTATCATACTCTGCGGCATGGCCGTTTTATGAAGATGGTACGCCGATGGAGTGAGCCTGTAACCGATTTAGAGAGCTTGGGGATCTTGGACAGTTTAAAGTCGCAAATAGGAATTAAGACACAGGTAGGATTAAACGTGTGCCAGAGCATTACAAGCCCTATGCTCGTTAGCTTATTCCACCCTGCCATTTTACTGCCGCCTGTTAAAATTGCAGGTGCTGAATTATCCCTTATTCTGAAGCATGAGCTTATTCATTTTAAGCGGCATGACCTTTGCTACAAGGCGCTGATTTTAGCGGCAACCGCGCTCCATTGGTTTAATCCGGTTGTCTATCTTATGGCAAAAGCAACAGCGGTACAATGTGAAATCTCCTGTGACGCGCTGGTTTTACAGGGCGCGGATTTTCACCAGCGCAAGCAGTATGGTGAAACCATTATTGGCGTTGTCAGGAACGGGGCGAAGCTCCGAACAGCATTATCAACTAATTTTTATGGAGGGAAAAAAGACATGAAAAATCGTATTTATTCAATCATGGACACGAAACAAAAGAGGGCTGGCGTTGCAATTTTTTGTATTGTGCTGATAGGGATTTTAACCACTGGCGCTACGCTTGCCGCTGCCACAGATAAAGAGCAGGCAAACGGACCTGAAAGCAAAAATGTTACTAATTATGTCGCCATTGCTGAAGAAAATATTGTGGAAACACCGGAAAGTAAGGCGGAAGCGTTTGCTGTCTATGGGCAGTGCGGGCTTACCTACAACAAAAACACAGACCAGCTATTTTACAATGAGAAATTAGTCCGGTATTTTGAGGATTACTATCCGGTCGGGGATGGCGCCAGCGTAGGAAAAAGCTACTTCAATGAAAATGGCACGATTGATGTTCATGGCGTAAGAAATTTATCACAATTAACCCTCAATCCCGATGGATCGACTGACCCGAGCGGCAAGCTCATAGGGGTAGAAGCGTATAGTCAAGCGGAGTTTGAGGCAAGGGATATTGAAGAATTAAAAAATCCGCCAATGCAACCGACGGCGGTAGAAAGTGGCCCTGAATTAACACCGGATGAATTGGCAAAATTGTACTCAATTTACGAGCCGTTCGGCGTAACTTATGATAAAAAGCAGGATTGCTTTTACTATAATGGAAAACTGGTTCGACAATTTGTTGATGTATTAGCATCAAACGGAGAATCATTTTCAAGCGGAAAGTTTAAAGGAGCTATGCGGCGGATGGGCAGCCCTGATGGGGAAATTGAAATAGAGGCTGTACGAGATTATACGCAACCTGACGCCAACGGATATGGCGCATTGATTGGAATTGAGGTTGTGGAATAA